The following coding sequences lie in one Musa acuminata AAA Group cultivar baxijiao chromosome BXJ1-8, Cavendish_Baxijiao_AAA, whole genome shotgun sequence genomic window:
- the LOC103994383 gene encoding dof zinc finger protein DOF3.6-like isoform X1 — MVFPSVPVYLDPPNWNQQAHQQVSSSGVTCQLPPLMAAPQTEGGMVDSIRLGSMADRARLAKVPQPEPGQKCPRCDSTNTKFCYFNNYSLSQPRHFCKTCRRYWTRGGALRNVPVGGGCRRNRRTKSTAGSSSKFSTTATQTGASSSSSPATSSGLGGATTSHVPFPSHLPFMASLHPLPDFTSTNFAMSFSSIQPANTMEYQLGGSSSSRGPFDGFGLETLRLQQTQQFPLPGGLELPQPPPAAAGEASGLLEGFITGQAQTRRPNSGLITQLAKMEDSQQLLDLPGRYLNASRNDQFWSGSSGGGSSSGAGGWATDLSGFNSSSGSIL, encoded by the exons ATGGTTTTTCCATCCGTTCCAGTGTATTTAGATCCACCTAACTGGAACCAG CAAGCTCATCAGCAGGTGAGCAGCAGCGGTGTGACGTGCCAGCTTCCGCCATTAATGGCAGCTCCGCAGACTGAAGGTGGGATGGTTGACTCGATCAGGCTTGGATCGATGGCGGACCGAGCTCGGCTCGCAAAGGTCCCTCAGCCGGAGCCAGGGCAGAAGTGCCCGCGCTGTGACTCCACCAACACCAAATTCTGTTACTTCAACAACTACTCCTTGTCGCAGCCCCGGCATTTCTGCAAGACATGCCGACGTTACTGGACGCGCGGCGGCGCCCTCCGCAACGTCCCCGTCGGCGGCGGCTGCCGCCGCAACAGGAGGACCAAGTCCACCGCTGGTAGCTCCTCGAAGTTCTCGACTACGGCCACTCAGACtggagcctcctcctcctcctccccggccacATCATCCGGCTTAGGTGGTGCAACAACATCCCACGTCCCGTTCCCTTCGCATCTGCCATTCATGGCCTCGTTGCACCCGCTTCCGGACTTCACGTCGACTAACTTCGCGATGAGCTTCTCCAGCATCCAACCCGCAAACACAATGGAGTATCAGCTGGgagggagcagcagcagcaggggtCCCTTCGATGGCTTTGGATTAGAGACTCTCAGGCTTCAGCAGACACAGCAGTTTCCATTACCAGGAGGACTGGAACTTCCGCAGCCGCCGCCAGCGGCAGCTGGTGAAGCCAGTGGGCTTCTTGAGGGGTTCATTACAGGGCAAGCTCAAACGAGACGACCGAATTCCGGGCTCATAACTCAGCTGGCGAAGATGGAGGACAGCCAACAACTGCTTGATCTCCCAGGGCGTTACCTTAATGCTTCCCGCAACGATCAATTCTGGAGTGGCAGCAGTGGCggaggcagcagcagcggcgcggGCGGATGGGCGACGGATCTCTCAGGATTCAACTCCTCATCTGGAAGTATCTTGTGA
- the LOC103994383 gene encoding dof zinc finger protein DOF3.6-like isoform X3 has product MVFPSVPVYLDPPNWNQVSSSGVTCQLPPLMAAPQTEGGMVDSIRLGSMADRARLAKVPQPEPGQKCPRCDSTNTKFCYFNNYSLSQPRHFCKTCRRYWTRGGALRNVPVGGGCRRNRRTKSTAGSSSKFSTTATQTGASSSSSPATSSGLGGATTSHVPFPSHLPFMASLHPLPDFTSTNFAMSFSSIQPANTMEYQLGGSSSSRGPFDGFGLETLRLQQTQQFPLPGGLELPQPPPAAAGEASGLLEGFITGQAQTRRPNSGLITQLAKMEDSQQLLDLPGRYLNASRNDQFWSGSSGGGSSSGAGGWATDLSGFNSSSGSIL; this is encoded by the exons ATGGTTTTTCCATCCGTTCCAGTGTATTTAGATCCACCTAACTGGAACCAG GTGAGCAGCAGCGGTGTGACGTGCCAGCTTCCGCCATTAATGGCAGCTCCGCAGACTGAAGGTGGGATGGTTGACTCGATCAGGCTTGGATCGATGGCGGACCGAGCTCGGCTCGCAAAGGTCCCTCAGCCGGAGCCAGGGCAGAAGTGCCCGCGCTGTGACTCCACCAACACCAAATTCTGTTACTTCAACAACTACTCCTTGTCGCAGCCCCGGCATTTCTGCAAGACATGCCGACGTTACTGGACGCGCGGCGGCGCCCTCCGCAACGTCCCCGTCGGCGGCGGCTGCCGCCGCAACAGGAGGACCAAGTCCACCGCTGGTAGCTCCTCGAAGTTCTCGACTACGGCCACTCAGACtggagcctcctcctcctcctccccggccacATCATCCGGCTTAGGTGGTGCAACAACATCCCACGTCCCGTTCCCTTCGCATCTGCCATTCATGGCCTCGTTGCACCCGCTTCCGGACTTCACGTCGACTAACTTCGCGATGAGCTTCTCCAGCATCCAACCCGCAAACACAATGGAGTATCAGCTGGgagggagcagcagcagcaggggtCCCTTCGATGGCTTTGGATTAGAGACTCTCAGGCTTCAGCAGACACAGCAGTTTCCATTACCAGGAGGACTGGAACTTCCGCAGCCGCCGCCAGCGGCAGCTGGTGAAGCCAGTGGGCTTCTTGAGGGGTTCATTACAGGGCAAGCTCAAACGAGACGACCGAATTCCGGGCTCATAACTCAGCTGGCGAAGATGGAGGACAGCCAACAACTGCTTGATCTCCCAGGGCGTTACCTTAATGCTTCCCGCAACGATCAATTCTGGAGTGGCAGCAGTGGCggaggcagcagcagcggcgcggGCGGATGGGCGACGGATCTCTCAGGATTCAACTCCTCATCTGGAAGTATCTTGTGA
- the LOC103994383 gene encoding dof zinc finger protein DOF3.6-like isoform X2 has translation MVFPSVPVYLDPPNWNQQVSSSGVTCQLPPLMAAPQTEGGMVDSIRLGSMADRARLAKVPQPEPGQKCPRCDSTNTKFCYFNNYSLSQPRHFCKTCRRYWTRGGALRNVPVGGGCRRNRRTKSTAGSSSKFSTTATQTGASSSSSPATSSGLGGATTSHVPFPSHLPFMASLHPLPDFTSTNFAMSFSSIQPANTMEYQLGGSSSSRGPFDGFGLETLRLQQTQQFPLPGGLELPQPPPAAAGEASGLLEGFITGQAQTRRPNSGLITQLAKMEDSQQLLDLPGRYLNASRNDQFWSGSSGGGSSSGAGGWATDLSGFNSSSGSIL, from the exons ATGGTTTTTCCATCCGTTCCAGTGTATTTAGATCCACCTAACTGGAACCAG CAGGTGAGCAGCAGCGGTGTGACGTGCCAGCTTCCGCCATTAATGGCAGCTCCGCAGACTGAAGGTGGGATGGTTGACTCGATCAGGCTTGGATCGATGGCGGACCGAGCTCGGCTCGCAAAGGTCCCTCAGCCGGAGCCAGGGCAGAAGTGCCCGCGCTGTGACTCCACCAACACCAAATTCTGTTACTTCAACAACTACTCCTTGTCGCAGCCCCGGCATTTCTGCAAGACATGCCGACGTTACTGGACGCGCGGCGGCGCCCTCCGCAACGTCCCCGTCGGCGGCGGCTGCCGCCGCAACAGGAGGACCAAGTCCACCGCTGGTAGCTCCTCGAAGTTCTCGACTACGGCCACTCAGACtggagcctcctcctcctcctccccggccacATCATCCGGCTTAGGTGGTGCAACAACATCCCACGTCCCGTTCCCTTCGCATCTGCCATTCATGGCCTCGTTGCACCCGCTTCCGGACTTCACGTCGACTAACTTCGCGATGAGCTTCTCCAGCATCCAACCCGCAAACACAATGGAGTATCAGCTGGgagggagcagcagcagcaggggtCCCTTCGATGGCTTTGGATTAGAGACTCTCAGGCTTCAGCAGACACAGCAGTTTCCATTACCAGGAGGACTGGAACTTCCGCAGCCGCCGCCAGCGGCAGCTGGTGAAGCCAGTGGGCTTCTTGAGGGGTTCATTACAGGGCAAGCTCAAACGAGACGACCGAATTCCGGGCTCATAACTCAGCTGGCGAAGATGGAGGACAGCCAACAACTGCTTGATCTCCCAGGGCGTTACCTTAATGCTTCCCGCAACGATCAATTCTGGAGTGGCAGCAGTGGCggaggcagcagcagcggcgcggGCGGATGGGCGACGGATCTCTCAGGATTCAACTCCTCATCTGGAAGTATCTTGTGA